A stretch of the Gracilinanus agilis isolate LMUSP501 chromosome 4, AgileGrace, whole genome shotgun sequence genome encodes the following:
- the CLCN2 gene encoding chloride channel protein 2 isoform X1, with protein sequence MAATVQEGMEPRALQYEQTLMYGRYTQDLGAFAKEEAARIRLGGAEPWKGPPSPRAPPELLEYGQSRCARCRICSVRCHKFLISRVGEDWIFLVLLGLLMALVSWAMDYAIAACLQAQQWMSRGLDTSLLLQYLAWVTYPVVLITFSAGFTQILAPQAVGSGIPEMKTILRGVVLKEYLTLKTFVAKVIGLTCALGSGLPLGKEGPFVHIASMCAALLSKFLSLFGGIYENESRNTEMLAAACAVGVGCCFAAPIGGVLFSIEVTSTFFAVRNYWRGFFAATFSAFIFRVLAVWNRDEETITALFKTRFRLDFPFDLQELPAFAVIGIASGFGGALFVYLNRKIVQVMRKQKTINRFLMKKRLLFPALVTLLISTLTFPPGFGQFMAGQLSQKETLVTLFDNRTWVRQGIVEDLEVPSIAQAWSPPRANVFLTLVIFILMKFWMSALATTIPVPCGAFMPVFVIGAAFGRLVGESMAAWFPDGIHTDSSTYRIVPGGYAVVGAAALAGAVTHTVSTAVIVFELTGQIAHILPVMIAVILANAVAQSLQPSLYDSIIRIKKLPYLPELGWGRHQQYRVRVEDIMVRDVPHIALNSTFRDLRMALHRTKGRSLALVESTESMILLGSMERSQVVALLSAQLSPARRRQHQRDQRAAQVSPPPEQKDSQSPETGVRFQVSTEESGFSPTRGEPRKPLKPALKRGPSSATSPGAESSPGVQETAGIALRSLFCASPPAEGNSELEKSEPCEKRKLKRVRISVASDSDLDIEMTAAEILEWEERQLEEPVNFSDCKIDPAPFQLVERTSLHKTHTIFSLLGVDHAYVTSIGRLIGIVTLKELRKAIEGSVTAQGVKVRPPLASFRDSATSSSDTETTEVHSLWGRRPRHSLPHEGSPSDSDDKCQ encoded by the exons ATGGCGGCGACCGTGCAGGAAGGGATGGAGCCCCGCGCTCTCCAGTATGAACAGACCCTG ATGTATGGCCGATACACCCAGGACCTCGGAGCCTTTGCCAAGGAGGAGGCTGCCCGGATCCGCCTGGGGGGTGCTGAGCCCTGGAAGGGGCCTCCTTCTCCCCGAGCACCCCCTGAGCTCCTGGAGTACGGACAGAGCCGCTGTGCCCGATGCCGCA TCTGCTCTGTCCGCTGTCATAAGTTCCTGATCTCAAGGGTTGGTGAAGACTGGATATTCCTGGTGCTGCTGGGGCTGCTCATGGCGCTGGTCAGCTGGGCCATGGACTATGCTATTGCTGCCTGTCTGCAGG CCCAGCAGTGGATGTCCCGAGGCTTGGACACCAGCCTCCTGCTGCAGTATCTGGCCTGGGTCACCTATCCTGTGGTCCTCATCACCTTCTCAGCCGGATTTACCCAAATCCTGGCCCCTCAGGCTGTTG GCTCAGGGATCCCAGAGATGAAGACGATTCTCAGGGGGGTTGTCCTGAAGGAATATCTCACACTCAAGACCTTTGTGGCCAAGGTCATCGGCCTGACATGTGCCCTGGGAAGCGGGCTGCCTCTCGGCAAGGAG GGCCCGTTTGTGCACATTGCCAGCATGTGTGCAGCCCTCCTCAGCAAATTCCTCTCCCTCTTTGGGGGCATCTATGAG AACGAGTCCCGGAACACCGAGATGCTGGCAGCCGCTTGTGCCGTGGGCGTCGGGTGCTGTTTTGCAGCTCCCATTGGAG GCGTTCTGTTCAGCATCGAGGTCACCTCCACCTTCTTCGCTGTCCGGAACTACTGGAGGGGCTTCTTTGCGGCCACCTTCAGCGCCTTCATCTTCCGGGTTCTGGCCGTCTGGAATCGGGACGAAG agaCCATCACAGCCCTCTTCAAAACTCGATTCCGGCTTGACTTCCCTTTTGACCTGCAGGAACTCCCGGCCTTTGCTGTCATCGG AATTGCAAGTGGCTTTGGGGGGGCCTTGTTTGTCTACCTGAACCGCAAAATCGTCCAAGTGATGCGGAAGCAAAAAACCATCAACCGCTTTCTCATGAAGAA GCGCCTGCTCTTCCCCGCTCTCGTGACCCTGCTCATCTCCACCCTGACCTTCCCGCCTGGCTTTGGCCAGTTCATGGCCGGACAG CTCTCACAGAAGGAGACCCTGGTCACTCTGTTCGACAACCGGACCTGGGTGCGGCAGGGCATCGTCGAGGACCTGGAGGTGCCCAGCATCGCCCAGGCCTGGAGCCCCCCCCGTGCCAACGTCTTCCTCACCCTGGTCATCTTCATCCTCATGAAG TTCTGGATGTCGGCTCTGGCCACCACCATCCCTGTGCCCTGCGGGGCCTTCATGCCCGTCTTCGTGATCG GAGCAGCATTCGGGCGCCTGGTGGGGGAGAGCATGGCCGCTTGGTTCCCAGACGGGATTCACACGGACAGCAGCACCTACCGGATAGTTCCCGGGGGCTACGCAGTGGTCG GCGCAGCGGCGCTGGCAGGGGCCGTGACCCACACCGTCTCCACAGCGGTCATCGTGTTTGAGCTGACCGGCCAGATCGCTCACATCCTGCCTGTCATGATTGCCGTCATCCTGGCCAACGCGGTGGCCCAGAGCCTGCAGCCCTCCCTCTATGACAGCATCATCCGCATCAAGAAGCTGCCCTACCTGCCTGAGCTGGGCTGGGGCCGCCACCA GCAGTACCGAGTCCGGGTTGAGGACATCATGGTACGGGACGTCCCCCACATTGCCCTGAACAGCACCTTCAGGGACCTGCGGATGGCCTTGCACCGCACCAAGGGCCGGAGCCTGGCCCTCGTGGAGTCCACAG AATCCATGATCCTGCTGGGCTCCATGGAGCGCTCCCAAGTGGTGGCCCTGCTCAGCGCCCAGCTCAGCCCTGCTCGGCGCAGACAGCACCAACGGGACCAGCGGGCTGCCCAGGTCTCGCCGCCTCCAGAACAGAAGGACTCCCAGAGCCCAGAGACTGGTGTCCGCTTTCAG GTGAGCACTGAAGAATCAGGCTTCTCTCCCACTCGGGGGGAGCCACGCAAGCCATTGAAGCCGGCCCTGAAACGGGGGCCCAGCAGCGCCACCAGCCCTGGGGCAGAAAGCTCTCCTG GGGTCCAAGAGACGGCTGGCATCGCCCTCAGGAGCCTCTTCTGCGCCAGTCCCCCAGCAGAGGGGAACTCGGAG TTGGAAAAGTCGGAACCATGTGAAAAACGCAAGCTGAAGAGGGTCCGCATTTCTGTGGCG aGTGACTCAGATCTGGACATCGAGATGACGGCTGCCgag ATTCTGGAATGGGAGGAGCGGCAGCTAGAGGAGCCCGTGAACTTTAGTGACTGCAAGATTGACCCGGCCCCGTTCCAGCTGGTGGAGAGGACGTCTCTGCACAAG ACACACACCATTTTCTCACTGCTGGGAGTGGACCACGCTTACGTCACTAGCATCGGCCGCCTCATCGGCATCGTCACCCTGAAAGAG CTGCGGAAAGCCATCGAGGGCTCTGTCACAGCCCAGGGCGTGAAAGTGAGGCCACCCTTGGCCAGCTTCCGAGACAGCGCGACCAGCAGCAGCGACACAGAAACCACGGAGGTCCACTCGCTGTGGGGCCGGCGCCCCCGCCATAGCCTGCCCCATGAGGGCAGCCCCTCGGACAGCGATGACAAGTGCCAGTGA
- the CLCN2 gene encoding chloride channel protein 2 isoform X4 → MAATVQEGMEPRALQYEQTLMYGRYTQDLGAFAKEEAARIRLGGAEPWKGPPSPRAPPELLEYGQSRCARCRICSVRCHKFLISRVGEDWIFLVLLGLLMALVSWAMDYAIAACLQAQQWMSRGLDTSLLLQYLAWVTYPVVLITFSAGFTQILAPQAVGSGIPEMKTILRGVVLKEYLTLKTFVAKVIGLTCALGSGLPLGKEGPFVHIASMCAALLSKFLSLFGGIYENESRNTEMLAAACAVGVGCCFAAPIGGVLFSIEVTSTFFAVRNYWRGFFAATFSAFIFRVLAVWNRDEETITALFKTRFRLDFPFDLQELPAFAVIGIASGFGGALFVYLNRKIVQVMRKQKTINRFLMKKRLLFPALVTLLISTLTFPPGFGQFMAGQLSQKETLVTLFDNRTWVRQGIVEDLEVPSIAQAWSPPRANVFLTLVIFILMKFWMSALATTIPVPCGAFMPVFVIGAAFGRLVGESMAAWFPDGIHTDSSTYRIVPGGYAVVGAAALAGAVTHTVSTAVIVFELTGQIAHILPVMIAVILANAVAQSLQPSLYDSIIRIKKLPYLPELGWGRHQQYRVRVEDIMVRDVPHIALNSTFRDLRMALHRTKGRSLALVESTESMILLGSMERSQVVALLSAQLSPARRRQHQRDQRAAQVSPPPEQKDSQSPETGVRFQVSTEESGFSPTRGEPRKPLKPALKRGPSSATSPGAESSPGVQETAGIALRSLFCASPPAEGNSELEKSEPCEKRKLKRVRISVASDSDLDIEMTAAEILEWEERQLEEPVNFSDCKIDPAPFQLVERTSLHKLRKAIEGSVTAQGVKVRPPLASFRDSATSSSDTETTEVHSLWGRRPRHSLPHEGSPSDSDDKCQ, encoded by the exons ATGGCGGCGACCGTGCAGGAAGGGATGGAGCCCCGCGCTCTCCAGTATGAACAGACCCTG ATGTATGGCCGATACACCCAGGACCTCGGAGCCTTTGCCAAGGAGGAGGCTGCCCGGATCCGCCTGGGGGGTGCTGAGCCCTGGAAGGGGCCTCCTTCTCCCCGAGCACCCCCTGAGCTCCTGGAGTACGGACAGAGCCGCTGTGCCCGATGCCGCA TCTGCTCTGTCCGCTGTCATAAGTTCCTGATCTCAAGGGTTGGTGAAGACTGGATATTCCTGGTGCTGCTGGGGCTGCTCATGGCGCTGGTCAGCTGGGCCATGGACTATGCTATTGCTGCCTGTCTGCAGG CCCAGCAGTGGATGTCCCGAGGCTTGGACACCAGCCTCCTGCTGCAGTATCTGGCCTGGGTCACCTATCCTGTGGTCCTCATCACCTTCTCAGCCGGATTTACCCAAATCCTGGCCCCTCAGGCTGTTG GCTCAGGGATCCCAGAGATGAAGACGATTCTCAGGGGGGTTGTCCTGAAGGAATATCTCACACTCAAGACCTTTGTGGCCAAGGTCATCGGCCTGACATGTGCCCTGGGAAGCGGGCTGCCTCTCGGCAAGGAG GGCCCGTTTGTGCACATTGCCAGCATGTGTGCAGCCCTCCTCAGCAAATTCCTCTCCCTCTTTGGGGGCATCTATGAG AACGAGTCCCGGAACACCGAGATGCTGGCAGCCGCTTGTGCCGTGGGCGTCGGGTGCTGTTTTGCAGCTCCCATTGGAG GCGTTCTGTTCAGCATCGAGGTCACCTCCACCTTCTTCGCTGTCCGGAACTACTGGAGGGGCTTCTTTGCGGCCACCTTCAGCGCCTTCATCTTCCGGGTTCTGGCCGTCTGGAATCGGGACGAAG agaCCATCACAGCCCTCTTCAAAACTCGATTCCGGCTTGACTTCCCTTTTGACCTGCAGGAACTCCCGGCCTTTGCTGTCATCGG AATTGCAAGTGGCTTTGGGGGGGCCTTGTTTGTCTACCTGAACCGCAAAATCGTCCAAGTGATGCGGAAGCAAAAAACCATCAACCGCTTTCTCATGAAGAA GCGCCTGCTCTTCCCCGCTCTCGTGACCCTGCTCATCTCCACCCTGACCTTCCCGCCTGGCTTTGGCCAGTTCATGGCCGGACAG CTCTCACAGAAGGAGACCCTGGTCACTCTGTTCGACAACCGGACCTGGGTGCGGCAGGGCATCGTCGAGGACCTGGAGGTGCCCAGCATCGCCCAGGCCTGGAGCCCCCCCCGTGCCAACGTCTTCCTCACCCTGGTCATCTTCATCCTCATGAAG TTCTGGATGTCGGCTCTGGCCACCACCATCCCTGTGCCCTGCGGGGCCTTCATGCCCGTCTTCGTGATCG GAGCAGCATTCGGGCGCCTGGTGGGGGAGAGCATGGCCGCTTGGTTCCCAGACGGGATTCACACGGACAGCAGCACCTACCGGATAGTTCCCGGGGGCTACGCAGTGGTCG GCGCAGCGGCGCTGGCAGGGGCCGTGACCCACACCGTCTCCACAGCGGTCATCGTGTTTGAGCTGACCGGCCAGATCGCTCACATCCTGCCTGTCATGATTGCCGTCATCCTGGCCAACGCGGTGGCCCAGAGCCTGCAGCCCTCCCTCTATGACAGCATCATCCGCATCAAGAAGCTGCCCTACCTGCCTGAGCTGGGCTGGGGCCGCCACCA GCAGTACCGAGTCCGGGTTGAGGACATCATGGTACGGGACGTCCCCCACATTGCCCTGAACAGCACCTTCAGGGACCTGCGGATGGCCTTGCACCGCACCAAGGGCCGGAGCCTGGCCCTCGTGGAGTCCACAG AATCCATGATCCTGCTGGGCTCCATGGAGCGCTCCCAAGTGGTGGCCCTGCTCAGCGCCCAGCTCAGCCCTGCTCGGCGCAGACAGCACCAACGGGACCAGCGGGCTGCCCAGGTCTCGCCGCCTCCAGAACAGAAGGACTCCCAGAGCCCAGAGACTGGTGTCCGCTTTCAG GTGAGCACTGAAGAATCAGGCTTCTCTCCCACTCGGGGGGAGCCACGCAAGCCATTGAAGCCGGCCCTGAAACGGGGGCCCAGCAGCGCCACCAGCCCTGGGGCAGAAAGCTCTCCTG GGGTCCAAGAGACGGCTGGCATCGCCCTCAGGAGCCTCTTCTGCGCCAGTCCCCCAGCAGAGGGGAACTCGGAG TTGGAAAAGTCGGAACCATGTGAAAAACGCAAGCTGAAGAGGGTCCGCATTTCTGTGGCG aGTGACTCAGATCTGGACATCGAGATGACGGCTGCCgag ATTCTGGAATGGGAGGAGCGGCAGCTAGAGGAGCCCGTGAACTTTAGTGACTGCAAGATTGACCCGGCCCCGTTCCAGCTGGTGGAGAGGACGTCTCTGCACAAG CTGCGGAAAGCCATCGAGGGCTCTGTCACAGCCCAGGGCGTGAAAGTGAGGCCACCCTTGGCCAGCTTCCGAGACAGCGCGACCAGCAGCAGCGACACAGAAACCACGGAGGTCCACTCGCTGTGGGGCCGGCGCCCCCGCCATAGCCTGCCCCATGAGGGCAGCCCCTCGGACAGCGATGACAAGTGCCAGTGA
- the CLCN2 gene encoding chloride channel protein 2 isoform X2, giving the protein MAATVQEGMEPRALQYEQTLMYGRYTQDLGAFAKEEAARIRLGGAEPWKGPPSPRAPPELLEYGQSRCARCRICSVRCHKFLISRVGEDWIFLVLLGLLMALVSWAMDYAIAACLQAQQWMSRGLDTSLLLQYLAWVTYPVVLITFSAGFTQILAPQAVGSGIPEMKTILRGVVLKEYLTLKTFVAKVIGLTCALGSGLPLGKEGPFVHIASMCAALLSKFLSLFGGIYENESRNTEMLAAACAVGVGCCFAAPIGGVLFSIEVTSTFFAVRNYWRGFFAATFSAFIFRVLAVWNRDEETITALFKTRFRLDFPFDLQELPAFAVIGIASGFGGALFVYLNRKIVQVMRKQKTINRFLMKKRLLFPALVTLLISTLTFPPGFGQFMAGQLSQKETLVTLFDNRTWVRQGIVEDLEVPSIAQAWSPPRANVFLTLVIFILMKFWMSALATTIPVPCGAFMPVFVIGAAFGRLVGESMAAWFPDGIHTDSSTYRIVPGGYAVVGAAALAGAVTHTVSTAVIVFELTGQIAHILPVMIAVILANAVAQSLQPSLYDSIIRIKKLPYLPELGWGRHQQYRVRVEDIMVRDVPHIALNSTFRDLRMALHRTKGRSLALVESTESMILLGSMERSQVVALLSAQLSPARRRQHQRDQRAAQVSPPPEQKDSQSPETGVRFQVSTEESGFSPTRGEPRKPLKPALKRGPSSATSPGAESSPGVQETAGIALRSLFCASPPAEGNSESDSDLDIEMTAAEILEWEERQLEEPVNFSDCKIDPAPFQLVERTSLHKTHTIFSLLGVDHAYVTSIGRLIGIVTLKELRKAIEGSVTAQGVKVRPPLASFRDSATSSSDTETTEVHSLWGRRPRHSLPHEGSPSDSDDKCQ; this is encoded by the exons ATGGCGGCGACCGTGCAGGAAGGGATGGAGCCCCGCGCTCTCCAGTATGAACAGACCCTG ATGTATGGCCGATACACCCAGGACCTCGGAGCCTTTGCCAAGGAGGAGGCTGCCCGGATCCGCCTGGGGGGTGCTGAGCCCTGGAAGGGGCCTCCTTCTCCCCGAGCACCCCCTGAGCTCCTGGAGTACGGACAGAGCCGCTGTGCCCGATGCCGCA TCTGCTCTGTCCGCTGTCATAAGTTCCTGATCTCAAGGGTTGGTGAAGACTGGATATTCCTGGTGCTGCTGGGGCTGCTCATGGCGCTGGTCAGCTGGGCCATGGACTATGCTATTGCTGCCTGTCTGCAGG CCCAGCAGTGGATGTCCCGAGGCTTGGACACCAGCCTCCTGCTGCAGTATCTGGCCTGGGTCACCTATCCTGTGGTCCTCATCACCTTCTCAGCCGGATTTACCCAAATCCTGGCCCCTCAGGCTGTTG GCTCAGGGATCCCAGAGATGAAGACGATTCTCAGGGGGGTTGTCCTGAAGGAATATCTCACACTCAAGACCTTTGTGGCCAAGGTCATCGGCCTGACATGTGCCCTGGGAAGCGGGCTGCCTCTCGGCAAGGAG GGCCCGTTTGTGCACATTGCCAGCATGTGTGCAGCCCTCCTCAGCAAATTCCTCTCCCTCTTTGGGGGCATCTATGAG AACGAGTCCCGGAACACCGAGATGCTGGCAGCCGCTTGTGCCGTGGGCGTCGGGTGCTGTTTTGCAGCTCCCATTGGAG GCGTTCTGTTCAGCATCGAGGTCACCTCCACCTTCTTCGCTGTCCGGAACTACTGGAGGGGCTTCTTTGCGGCCACCTTCAGCGCCTTCATCTTCCGGGTTCTGGCCGTCTGGAATCGGGACGAAG agaCCATCACAGCCCTCTTCAAAACTCGATTCCGGCTTGACTTCCCTTTTGACCTGCAGGAACTCCCGGCCTTTGCTGTCATCGG AATTGCAAGTGGCTTTGGGGGGGCCTTGTTTGTCTACCTGAACCGCAAAATCGTCCAAGTGATGCGGAAGCAAAAAACCATCAACCGCTTTCTCATGAAGAA GCGCCTGCTCTTCCCCGCTCTCGTGACCCTGCTCATCTCCACCCTGACCTTCCCGCCTGGCTTTGGCCAGTTCATGGCCGGACAG CTCTCACAGAAGGAGACCCTGGTCACTCTGTTCGACAACCGGACCTGGGTGCGGCAGGGCATCGTCGAGGACCTGGAGGTGCCCAGCATCGCCCAGGCCTGGAGCCCCCCCCGTGCCAACGTCTTCCTCACCCTGGTCATCTTCATCCTCATGAAG TTCTGGATGTCGGCTCTGGCCACCACCATCCCTGTGCCCTGCGGGGCCTTCATGCCCGTCTTCGTGATCG GAGCAGCATTCGGGCGCCTGGTGGGGGAGAGCATGGCCGCTTGGTTCCCAGACGGGATTCACACGGACAGCAGCACCTACCGGATAGTTCCCGGGGGCTACGCAGTGGTCG GCGCAGCGGCGCTGGCAGGGGCCGTGACCCACACCGTCTCCACAGCGGTCATCGTGTTTGAGCTGACCGGCCAGATCGCTCACATCCTGCCTGTCATGATTGCCGTCATCCTGGCCAACGCGGTGGCCCAGAGCCTGCAGCCCTCCCTCTATGACAGCATCATCCGCATCAAGAAGCTGCCCTACCTGCCTGAGCTGGGCTGGGGCCGCCACCA GCAGTACCGAGTCCGGGTTGAGGACATCATGGTACGGGACGTCCCCCACATTGCCCTGAACAGCACCTTCAGGGACCTGCGGATGGCCTTGCACCGCACCAAGGGCCGGAGCCTGGCCCTCGTGGAGTCCACAG AATCCATGATCCTGCTGGGCTCCATGGAGCGCTCCCAAGTGGTGGCCCTGCTCAGCGCCCAGCTCAGCCCTGCTCGGCGCAGACAGCACCAACGGGACCAGCGGGCTGCCCAGGTCTCGCCGCCTCCAGAACAGAAGGACTCCCAGAGCCCAGAGACTGGTGTCCGCTTTCAG GTGAGCACTGAAGAATCAGGCTTCTCTCCCACTCGGGGGGAGCCACGCAAGCCATTGAAGCCGGCCCTGAAACGGGGGCCCAGCAGCGCCACCAGCCCTGGGGCAGAAAGCTCTCCTG GGGTCCAAGAGACGGCTGGCATCGCCCTCAGGAGCCTCTTCTGCGCCAGTCCCCCAGCAGAGGGGAACTCGGAG aGTGACTCAGATCTGGACATCGAGATGACGGCTGCCgag ATTCTGGAATGGGAGGAGCGGCAGCTAGAGGAGCCCGTGAACTTTAGTGACTGCAAGATTGACCCGGCCCCGTTCCAGCTGGTGGAGAGGACGTCTCTGCACAAG ACACACACCATTTTCTCACTGCTGGGAGTGGACCACGCTTACGTCACTAGCATCGGCCGCCTCATCGGCATCGTCACCCTGAAAGAG CTGCGGAAAGCCATCGAGGGCTCTGTCACAGCCCAGGGCGTGAAAGTGAGGCCACCCTTGGCCAGCTTCCGAGACAGCGCGACCAGCAGCAGCGACACAGAAACCACGGAGGTCCACTCGCTGTGGGGCCGGCGCCCCCGCCATAGCCTGCCCCATGAGGGCAGCCCCTCGGACAGCGATGACAAGTGCCAGTGA
- the CLCN2 gene encoding chloride channel protein 2 isoform X3 yields the protein MAATVQEGMEPRALQYEQTLMYGRYTQDLGAFAKEEAARIRLGGAEPWKGPPSPRAPPELLEYGQSRCARCRICSVRCHKFLISRVGEDWIFLVLLGLLMALVSWAMDYAIAACLQAQQWMSRGLDTSLLLQYLAWVTYPVVLITFSAGFTQILAPQAVGSGIPEMKTILRGVVLKEYLTLKTFVAKVIGLTCALGSGLPLGKEGPFVHIASMCAALLSKFLSLFGGIYENESRNTEMLAAACAVGVGCCFAAPIGGVLFSIEVTSTFFAVRNYWRGFFAATFSAFIFRVLAVWNRDEETITALFKTRFRLDFPFDLQELPAFAVIGIASGFGGALFVYLNRKIVQVMRKQKTINRFLMKKRLLFPALVTLLISTLTFPPGFGQFMAGQLSQKETLVTLFDNRTWVRQGIVEDLEVPSIAQAWSPPRANVFLTLVIFILMKFWMSALATTIPVPCGAFMPVFVIDGIHTDSSTYRIVPGGYAVVGAAALAGAVTHTVSTAVIVFELTGQIAHILPVMIAVILANAVAQSLQPSLYDSIIRIKKLPYLPELGWGRHQQYRVRVEDIMVRDVPHIALNSTFRDLRMALHRTKGRSLALVESTESMILLGSMERSQVVALLSAQLSPARRRQHQRDQRAAQVSPPPEQKDSQSPETGVRFQVSTEESGFSPTRGEPRKPLKPALKRGPSSATSPGAESSPGVQETAGIALRSLFCASPPAEGNSELEKSEPCEKRKLKRVRISVASDSDLDIEMTAAEILEWEERQLEEPVNFSDCKIDPAPFQLVERTSLHKTHTIFSLLGVDHAYVTSIGRLIGIVTLKELRKAIEGSVTAQGVKVRPPLASFRDSATSSSDTETTEVHSLWGRRPRHSLPHEGSPSDSDDKCQ from the exons ATGGCGGCGACCGTGCAGGAAGGGATGGAGCCCCGCGCTCTCCAGTATGAACAGACCCTG ATGTATGGCCGATACACCCAGGACCTCGGAGCCTTTGCCAAGGAGGAGGCTGCCCGGATCCGCCTGGGGGGTGCTGAGCCCTGGAAGGGGCCTCCTTCTCCCCGAGCACCCCCTGAGCTCCTGGAGTACGGACAGAGCCGCTGTGCCCGATGCCGCA TCTGCTCTGTCCGCTGTCATAAGTTCCTGATCTCAAGGGTTGGTGAAGACTGGATATTCCTGGTGCTGCTGGGGCTGCTCATGGCGCTGGTCAGCTGGGCCATGGACTATGCTATTGCTGCCTGTCTGCAGG CCCAGCAGTGGATGTCCCGAGGCTTGGACACCAGCCTCCTGCTGCAGTATCTGGCCTGGGTCACCTATCCTGTGGTCCTCATCACCTTCTCAGCCGGATTTACCCAAATCCTGGCCCCTCAGGCTGTTG GCTCAGGGATCCCAGAGATGAAGACGATTCTCAGGGGGGTTGTCCTGAAGGAATATCTCACACTCAAGACCTTTGTGGCCAAGGTCATCGGCCTGACATGTGCCCTGGGAAGCGGGCTGCCTCTCGGCAAGGAG GGCCCGTTTGTGCACATTGCCAGCATGTGTGCAGCCCTCCTCAGCAAATTCCTCTCCCTCTTTGGGGGCATCTATGAG AACGAGTCCCGGAACACCGAGATGCTGGCAGCCGCTTGTGCCGTGGGCGTCGGGTGCTGTTTTGCAGCTCCCATTGGAG GCGTTCTGTTCAGCATCGAGGTCACCTCCACCTTCTTCGCTGTCCGGAACTACTGGAGGGGCTTCTTTGCGGCCACCTTCAGCGCCTTCATCTTCCGGGTTCTGGCCGTCTGGAATCGGGACGAAG agaCCATCACAGCCCTCTTCAAAACTCGATTCCGGCTTGACTTCCCTTTTGACCTGCAGGAACTCCCGGCCTTTGCTGTCATCGG AATTGCAAGTGGCTTTGGGGGGGCCTTGTTTGTCTACCTGAACCGCAAAATCGTCCAAGTGATGCGGAAGCAAAAAACCATCAACCGCTTTCTCATGAAGAA GCGCCTGCTCTTCCCCGCTCTCGTGACCCTGCTCATCTCCACCCTGACCTTCCCGCCTGGCTTTGGCCAGTTCATGGCCGGACAG CTCTCACAGAAGGAGACCCTGGTCACTCTGTTCGACAACCGGACCTGGGTGCGGCAGGGCATCGTCGAGGACCTGGAGGTGCCCAGCATCGCCCAGGCCTGGAGCCCCCCCCGTGCCAACGTCTTCCTCACCCTGGTCATCTTCATCCTCATGAAG TTCTGGATGTCGGCTCTGGCCACCACCATCCCTGTGCCCTGCGGGGCCTTCATGCCCGTCTTCGTGATCG ACGGGATTCACACGGACAGCAGCACCTACCGGATAGTTCCCGGGGGCTACGCAGTGGTCG GCGCAGCGGCGCTGGCAGGGGCCGTGACCCACACCGTCTCCACAGCGGTCATCGTGTTTGAGCTGACCGGCCAGATCGCTCACATCCTGCCTGTCATGATTGCCGTCATCCTGGCCAACGCGGTGGCCCAGAGCCTGCAGCCCTCCCTCTATGACAGCATCATCCGCATCAAGAAGCTGCCCTACCTGCCTGAGCTGGGCTGGGGCCGCCACCA GCAGTACCGAGTCCGGGTTGAGGACATCATGGTACGGGACGTCCCCCACATTGCCCTGAACAGCACCTTCAGGGACCTGCGGATGGCCTTGCACCGCACCAAGGGCCGGAGCCTGGCCCTCGTGGAGTCCACAG AATCCATGATCCTGCTGGGCTCCATGGAGCGCTCCCAAGTGGTGGCCCTGCTCAGCGCCCAGCTCAGCCCTGCTCGGCGCAGACAGCACCAACGGGACCAGCGGGCTGCCCAGGTCTCGCCGCCTCCAGAACAGAAGGACTCCCAGAGCCCAGAGACTGGTGTCCGCTTTCAG GTGAGCACTGAAGAATCAGGCTTCTCTCCCACTCGGGGGGAGCCACGCAAGCCATTGAAGCCGGCCCTGAAACGGGGGCCCAGCAGCGCCACCAGCCCTGGGGCAGAAAGCTCTCCTG GGGTCCAAGAGACGGCTGGCATCGCCCTCAGGAGCCTCTTCTGCGCCAGTCCCCCAGCAGAGGGGAACTCGGAG TTGGAAAAGTCGGAACCATGTGAAAAACGCAAGCTGAAGAGGGTCCGCATTTCTGTGGCG aGTGACTCAGATCTGGACATCGAGATGACGGCTGCCgag ATTCTGGAATGGGAGGAGCGGCAGCTAGAGGAGCCCGTGAACTTTAGTGACTGCAAGATTGACCCGGCCCCGTTCCAGCTGGTGGAGAGGACGTCTCTGCACAAG ACACACACCATTTTCTCACTGCTGGGAGTGGACCACGCTTACGTCACTAGCATCGGCCGCCTCATCGGCATCGTCACCCTGAAAGAG CTGCGGAAAGCCATCGAGGGCTCTGTCACAGCCCAGGGCGTGAAAGTGAGGCCACCCTTGGCCAGCTTCCGAGACAGCGCGACCAGCAGCAGCGACACAGAAACCACGGAGGTCCACTCGCTGTGGGGCCGGCGCCCCCGCCATAGCCTGCCCCATGAGGGCAGCCCCTCGGACAGCGATGACAAGTGCCAGTGA